Proteins from a genomic interval of Dermacentor variabilis isolate Ectoservices chromosome 8, ASM5094787v1, whole genome shotgun sequence:
- the LOC142589761 gene encoding uncharacterized protein LOC142589761, whose product MRPQVPAPAAFPRANPPPVALRPLEAEPMPPLGPRPPLPEPPRPPAGRPESGEQGGGAMMGGSWGGGISPGSLEGISRLRLCLYGLAGTVVMLLLFAAYTYAMFDEEDAPRAVPGGNEGPGFGENGDRYFPCPRIVLCVEAAGARRLTGDIKICTCEPRQRSHHMAANSKSYLLD is encoded by the exons ATGCGCCCGCAGGTTCCAGCCCCTGCTGCCTTCCCGAGGGCTAACCCTCCGCCCGTAGCCCTGAGGCCGCTGGAAGCAGAACCGATGCCGCCGCTGGGCCCCAGAC CACCACTTCCGGAGCCTCCTCGCCCACCGGCTGGCCGGCCCGAAAGCGGCGAACAGGGGGGCGGGGCCATGATGGGCGGCTCCTGGGGAGGCGGCATCAGCCCCGGTTCCCTGGAGGGCATCTCCAGGCTCCGCCTCTGCTTGTACGGGCTCGCTGGCACGGTGGTGATGCTCCTGCTGTTCGCCGCCTACACGTACGCCATGTTCGACG AAGAAGACGCGCCCAGAGCAGTGCCGGGAGGGAACGAGGGGCCAGGCTTCGGAGAGAATGGTGATCGGTACTTCCCATGTCCGCGAATTGTGCTGTGTGTCGAGGCTGCTGGTGCCAGGCGACTTACCGGTGACATCAAAATCTGTACTTGTGAGCCACGGCAGCGCAGTCATCATATGGCTGCTAACTCCAAAAGTTATCTGCTCGACTGA